One genomic segment of Dehalogenimonas alkenigignens includes these proteins:
- a CDS encoding manganese efflux pump MntP family protein, which yields MDFLAVFLIALGLSADCFAVSVCGSISMGAALDRIKALKVAVSFGFFQAGMILAGFLAGNTVVELIENFDHWLAFGLLAFIGVRMIKESFEKEAECEVVDISRGKALLSLSVATSIDSLAAGLTFAIVETGILGPAVVVGMTAFVVTLIGIAIGRRVGDLAGKRAELFGGLVLIGIGVKVLLEGLF from the coding sequence ATGGATTTCCTTGCCGTTTTTCTAATCGCCCTTGGACTGTCCGCCGACTGTTTTGCCGTGTCAGTATGCGGCAGCATCAGTATGGGCGCCGCCCTCGACCGGATCAAGGCACTCAAGGTAGCCGTATCCTTCGGTTTTTTCCAGGCAGGTATGATCCTGGCCGGGTTCTTGGCCGGCAACACCGTGGTTGAACTTATCGAGAACTTCGACCATTGGCTGGCTTTCGGCCTGCTGGCTTTCATCGGCGTCCGGATGATCAAGGAATCCTTCGAGAAAGAAGCCGAATGCGAGGTGGTAGATATCTCCCGCGGCAAAGCCCTCCTCAGTCTATCGGTGGCCACCAGTATCGACTCGCTGGCGGCCGGGCTGACTTTCGCTATCGTTGAGACCGGCATTCTCGGACCTGCCGTCGTGGTCGGTATGACCGCCTTCGTTGTTACTCTAATAGGCATCGCAATCGGCCGCCGGGTGGGCGACCTCGCCGGCAAACGCGCCGAGCTTTTCGGCGGGCTGGTGCTTATCGGCATCGGCGTCAAGGTACTGCTCGAAGGCCTATTTTAA
- a CDS encoding 4Fe-4S dicluster domain-containing protein produces the protein MKKLQIKKEICIGCGLCRVYCATQHSNSKDILKAFRKEATKPVPRLKVERQNETSFSVPCRHCDEPWCVYSCLTGAMTKDPVTGVVTSDPDKCIGCWTCVVSCPNSALVKDKTTKVVKKCDFCPGLETPACVANCPNEAIVLIEVQGQTAATEK, from the coding sequence GTGAAGAAGCTTCAGATCAAGAAAGAAATCTGCATCGGATGCGGACTGTGCCGCGTCTACTGCGCCACCCAGCACTCCAATTCAAAGGATATACTGAAGGCCTTCCGCAAGGAAGCTACCAAGCCGGTACCGCGCCTCAAGGTAGAGCGTCAGAACGAGACCAGCTTCTCCGTGCCTTGCCGCCACTGCGACGAACCGTGGTGCGTCTATTCCTGCCTGACCGGTGCCATGACCAAAGACCCGGTCACCGGCGTAGTCACTTCCGACCCGGATAAGTGCATCGGCTGCTGGACCTGCGTCGTTTCCTGCCCAAACAGCGCCCTGGTCAAGGACAAGACGACCAAGGTGGTCAAGAAGTGCGACTTCTGCCCCGGTCTCGAGACCCCGGCCTGCGTGGCCAATTGCCCCAATGAGGCCATAGTCCTTATCGAAGTTCAGGGCCAAACGGCGGCCACCGAGAAGTAA
- the hisH gene encoding imidazole glycerol phosphate synthase subunit HisH produces MIAIIDYGAGNLRSVANAVALLGYDGRVTSSPRDVMSAQSVILPGVGAAADTVVSLKSHGLDQAIKEIISKGTPFLAVCVGLQVLFEETQEGGGCQCLGLLPGKVKKLPSSVKVPHIGWNNVRQANPHYLFDGIADGAFFYFVHSYYAEPASDGNVIGATDYGLNFASAVAFGNTVATQFHPEKSGAAGLKMYDNFLKRAIRGN; encoded by the coding sequence ATGATCGCCATTATCGATTACGGTGCCGGCAACCTGCGCTCGGTGGCTAACGCCGTCGCCTTATTGGGTTACGACGGCAGAGTTACGAGTTCGCCTCGCGATGTCATGTCAGCCCAATCGGTTATCCTGCCCGGCGTCGGAGCAGCCGCCGATACGGTGGTCTCGCTCAAGTCCCACGGGCTTGACCAAGCAATTAAGGAAATCATCAGCAAGGGCACGCCGTTCTTGGCCGTATGCGTCGGGCTGCAGGTACTGTTTGAGGAAACACAAGAGGGCGGCGGCTGCCAATGCCTGGGGCTGCTGCCGGGCAAGGTTAAAAAGCTGCCATCCAGTGTCAAGGTGCCGCACATAGGCTGGAACAACGTCCGCCAGGCCAATCCGCACTACCTCTTCGACGGCATCGCCGACGGTGCCTTTTTCTATTTTGTCCACAGCTATTACGCCGAACCTGCATCCGATGGCAACGTTATCGGCGCCACCGATTACGGTCTGAATTTTGCCAGCGCCGTGGCCTTCGGCAATACCGTGGCAACCCAATTCCATCCGGAAAAATCCGGCGCCGCAGGCCTAAAAATGTATGACAATTTCCTGAAAAGAGCGATTAGGGGAAACTGA